The genomic DNA TTTTACGCATTTATTTCACTCTAAAATATTCCTTTTGGAACATACACATTCTTATCGCATTATGGTAGTTGCCATCAACGAAGAACTCGTCTAAAAGCTCACCTTCTACCATAAATCCAACCTTCTTATAAACATGTACTGCTTTTTCATTTTCCTTATCCACAACTAAATATATCTTATGCATATTTAATACGGAAAAAGCGTAATTCATCGCTAAACGCGTCGCATCCGCTGCATAACCATACCCTTGATAATTAGGGTCAATAATAATTTGAAATTCTGTTCTTCTGTGAATATAATCGATTTCTACTAACTCAACTAATCCAACCATCTCATTATCTTTTTCAACGATAAATCGGCGTTCACTTTGATCATGTATATGTTTATCGTATAGGTCCTGCAGCTCCACAAATGCCTCATATGGCTCTTCAAACCAATACGACATAATATGTGCATTATTATTAAGTTCATGTACAAACTTTAAATCTTCTCGCTCTAATGGACGTAACTTCAATTCTTGACTCATTTCTATAACCTCCAAGTAAAAGAAACCTCTTCACTTAATTTCTCAATTTTTTTCAATTTCAAACGCCCTATTTACATTGTAAACTTTCAAGTAACTTGAAGGTCAAGACATAAAAAAGCAGTGCAAGCTTATGCCTGCACTACTACTCTTTTCTCAAATCTCTCATATTTGATATGTATAAAGCAATAACTAAAACAAGAATTGCTCCTGCGTATAATAACGTCTCCATCGGTTCCTCATGAGATACAATAATTAATCGAATTAAAGCCGTAATTCCGATATAAATAAAATAACGTAACGGGAAATGATAGTTCGATTTAAAATACTTAATAATTAATGCAATGAACTCGAAATATAAAAAATAGACGATAATACTTTCAACTAATTTATACGACGTATACTTCTTCGCTGAAAATATGTATTGAATAAAAGTAATCGTCTCATTAATTAAAAAGATAGATAAAACAATGGATAATATAATTAGAGCTATATTTAATATCCACTGTAAAACACTCGCGATAAAATGATCAATATTGAATGATTTCATTTTCTCTTTAAACTCCCCTTCGTATAAGTACGTATTTATTATAGCAAAATTATGATTGGAAAGAAGTTAAATCATAGGTTCGTCCTTTGTTGTTGCCGGTGTATGGGATTTTCATTGTTTGGAGGAGTCGTTTAACCGCAGAACTAGATTGCATATTAAAGAATCCTCTCAATTTGCTATTAGTAGTTATCATTCCAAACAGAAGTGTGTAATCTTGCAAAGCACGTAAATGAGCTTGTTTAGACGTACTATTACAGTTTTGGCAACGCCATCCCTGCTTTTCTTTTAACATCGCCATGGTAAAACATTCCTCACACTGTACGCCCTTTAGCAACTCCTCTTCTTTAACTTTATATTGTACAAGAATATTTTGTCTCTGCGGGATGTGCCCATTCATAATTTGATTTATAAGTCCATTTATATTACTAATTGCTTCTTCTTTATATTGATTTTCAATCTGTTTGATTCTATTAGGTAAATTTGCACCGTGGATAATTTTATTAGGAAGTATTTCATCTGAAGTTTTAATAATTGTACGAGGAGAACTAATTACAACGAGAGATTCAATCGGAATATTACATAAATCATGCAAACTCAACCATTTTCTCAGCTGCATCTCTTGCCGTTTCAGTTGTAAAAGCGGATCTGGGAACCCTTCTTCCGAAGTACCATCTGCTATTCGAATGAGTTGATTAAACTTCGCATCAAAAATTAATGTGCCAATGATATTTTTTATTTCAAGAAAAAGAAGAAAACACGAGGAAACTATAAGGGTATCGATTTGGAAATAATGTTTCTGATCAAACAACCTGATATCATGTAAAATACTATATCTTGTTTCGGACAGAAAACTAAGTGGATATTCAATCGCCTGCTCTCCTTTATAGCCAGCCATAAATTTCGCTAGATTTTCAGCCACCATATTCCTTTTTGGATGATGGGCAGGCAATCTTCTAAGTAAAGCTTCTAATTGAAGTAAATGTACGGGTATTTTTCGTTCTTTCACAATCATCTTTATCCACCTCCAAAATATATCAGCGATTTTTCAAATATATCAGCGCTACTCAAATTATATCGGCGATTTTCTAAATATATCGGCGCAACTCCAAATATATCAGCGATTTTCTAAATATATCGACTTACCGACAAAAACCGACACAACAAACACTCATAGAACCCTATATACAGTATAGCATCACATCAAAAAGCGTACTGTAATCATAATATTAATCCGCCCATTTGATTCCGGCAGTTTCAAAATGAGAGATTAGCATTCATCGTATGTAAAAGACCATTTTTTAATTATGAACAAATTTTAGGAATTAGTTTATCTTTTTTTAATGTTTTATTTAGAGGCAGTTTATACTCGAGGATTAACATAATAAACGTAGTAACTATTACTACAATCAACAACCGTACTACTTACATTTATAAAATGAGGAGACGATAAAAAATGAACAAAAAAACGAAAGCACTATCAGCTATATTGCTCGGATTCACACTAGCACTAACCGGATGTGTTGGTACTAAAGCTGAAGAAAATCATAGTAAACCGAAACAAGAACAAGCTGCTAAAGAAACAAAAAAGGAAAATAAGTTAACGAAAGGCCAAAAAATGGCTAACATTCTTAGCGATACAAATTGGCAAGGTACCCGCGTGTATGACAAAGATAAAAATGATTTAACAAAAGAAAATGCAAACTTCATCGGTCTTGCTAAATATGATGCAAAGTCAGGAAGATATGAATTCTTTGATGCTAAAACAGGTGCAAGTCGAGGCGATAAAGGAACTTTCTTTATCACAAATGATGGGAAGAAGAGAATATTAATTTCAGAATCAATGAAATATCAAGCTGTTGTTGACATGACAAAACTAAATAAAAATGTATTTACTTATAAAAGAATGGGGAAAGACGCTAACGGTAACGATGTAGAAGTCTTCGTTGAACATGTTCCATATAAAGAAAAAGAGCTTTCTTTCACTGATCCGGACAAGCAACTGAACACGACTACTGGCGATATCGTTAAGAACGTTGATGGAGATAAAATTTTAGGTGGAACCCTTTGGCACGGAACAAAAGTATTAGATGAAGCTGGTAATGACGTAACACAGTTTAATTCGAACTTTATTAGTTTAGCAAAATTCGATGACAAATCTAATAAATATGAGTTCTTCAATAGCGAAACAGGTCAAAGCCGCGGTGACTATGGTTACTTCGATGTTTTACATGAAAATAAAATAAGAGCTCATGTTTCAATTGGAAATAATAAATATGGTGCGGCTCTTGAACTTACTGAACTGAACAATAAGAAATTTACGTATAAAAGAACTGGTAAAGACCAAGCGGGTAAGGACATCACTATATTCGTTGAACATGAACCTTATAAAGGTGATATGAAACCACAATTTAGTTTTTAATTGGTTTGATTAAAACTCCTGTACTGAGTTACAGGAGTTTTCTTATGAGTCTACTTTTTATATTTAAAAAATAAAAGAAGCATAAGCTGACCAGCACAGTCAGCTTATGCTTCTTTTACATGGAACAATCACTACAGTTCATCCATTACTTTCGTTGGCTTTTGAAGCTCAGATGAAAAAATTGTTAATTCTTCAGCTGATTGCAAGGTAAAAAAAATTGCTGCCTATAAAATACAGACAGCAACTTCAACTAAAGTAGCTAGTATCATTTACGCAAGCTACAGTATACATTTTTTAACTAATAAACAGCAATTGGCCCATAAGGCCCCTTGATAATCTCTATTTTTGTTTCAAAAATATCTGTCAAAAGTGTTGGGTCCATAACCTCTTCTACTGTTCCAAAAGCGGCAATTTGTCCATCTTTCATAGCACAAATTTTGTCAGAGTATTTAGCTGCAAAATTTATGTCATGCATAACAGTCAAAATTGTTCTTCCAAATTCATTAGCCGCACGTCTCAAATGCTCCATCATTTGAACAGATCGAGCAACATCAAGGTTGTTCAGAGGCTCGTCCAAAAGTACATATTCAGTCTCTTGGCACAATACCATCGCTACATATGCCCTTTGTCTTTGACCACCAGAAAGCTCATCTAAATATCTATTCTCTAAATTAGTTAAATCTAGGAAGTCGATATATTTAGAAATAATAACTTCATCCTCTTTCGTTAATCTCCCCTTTGAATAAGGAAATCGTCCAAATCCAACTAATTGTCTAACAGTAAGCCTAGTTACAAAATGATTTTCTTGTCGCAATATAGTCAAAACTTTTGCTAAGTCTTTTGATTTGGATTCAGAAACATCCATATTCGCTACCTGAATTTGACCTTCATCCATATCTAAAAGTCTTCCAATCATCAAAAGTGTCGTGGACTTTCCAGCGCCATTTGGTCCAATTAAAGAAGTAAAGCCTGCTTTTGGTATTTCAATATCCAAAGGTCCTATTTTTACCTTATCAGTATAGAACTTTTTAACGTTATCAATTTTTATCATAAAGCCCTCTTCCTTAAAACTATAGTTAAGAATATGATTCCACCAAATAATTCAATAATAACTGAAACTACCCCTTGAGCATGGAATACATGATACATTAAAAAGTATGCACTCGTCATTATTAAAAATCCTATAGCAAAAGCCATTGGGAAAATATATCTATGATCATAAGTTGACGCCGCCTGATAACTCAAAGTTGCTACTAAAAAGCCGTAGAAAGTAAGTGGCCCAATTAGAGCTGTTGAGATAGACATCAAAATAGCAACTAACACAAGCGTATAAATTACACTAGGTTGATATTTAACCCCAAAAGAAGTAGCAACATCCTTTCCTAATGACAAAACATTCAACTTCTTAGAATGAACAAAAATTAATACCGCTACAATTATGATCATAGGAATTACAATAGGAAAATATGCAGGGTCTGCATGATTAACAGAACCAAATAATCTCGCTTGTAAAATATCAAATTCTGAAGGCGCAAGTAGTTTTCTCATAAAAGTTGACACAGAATTTAGCCCGGTACCAATGATAATTCCAACTAAAAGCATAAGTTGTAAATTCCCGTATTTACCGGAAAGTAACCATCCATAAAGTATCAAACTCATGAAAACCATCACAACAACTTGAAATAAAAATGATCCAATTCCATTAAAGTTTATTAATGCACTAGCACCAAAGAAGAATATTGTACTCGTTTGAATTGCTGAATAAAGTGATTCGAAACCTAAAAGTGAAGGAGTAATAATCTTATTATTCGTAATAGATTGGAAAGCAACTGTCGATAAGCTATGGCAAACTGCAGCAATAATCATTGCAACAATAGCTACTATCCTTCTCTTAACAACTGGGATAAAAGAAGGTGAATCTATCGGAACTGGGTTGTTATAAACTAAAAGTCCATATGAAGAAAGGAGACCTAAAGCAATCAATGTTATGAGTAAAATCCAATAACGTCTCGCTTCCTTCTTAGAACGAAAAGCACTAGCTGATCTACTTTCATTATGAAGGCTAGAATCGATTTCGACATTTTCTTTATTTTTATATTCTAATGTGATCATCGCAGCCTCCTTGGTTTTCTTTGTCTCAATAGAATAGTAATAAACACGACCGCTCCCACTGTTGCAAGTATTA from Bacillus basilensis includes the following:
- the speG gene encoding spermidine N1-acetyltransferase: MSQELKLRPLEREDLKFVHELNNNAHIMSYWFEEPYEAFVELQDLYDKHIHDQSERRFIVEKDNEMVGLVELVEIDYIHRRTEFQIIIDPNYQGYGYAADATRLAMNYAFSVLNMHKIYLVVDKENEKAVHVYKKVGFMVEGELLDEFFVDGNYHNAIRMCMFQKEYFRVK
- the psiE gene encoding phosphate-starvation-inducible protein PsiE; its protein translation is MKSFNIDHFIASVLQWILNIALIILSIVLSIFLINETITFIQYIFSAKKYTSYKLVESIIVYFLYFEFIALIIKYFKSNYHFPLRYFIYIGITALIRLIIVSHEEPMETLLYAGAILVLVIALYISNMRDLRKE
- a CDS encoding nuclease-related domain-containing protein; amino-acid sequence: MIVKERKIPVHLLQLEALLRRLPAHHPKRNMVAENLAKFMAGYKGEQAIEYPLSFLSETRYSILHDIRLFDQKHYFQIDTLIVSSCFLLFLEIKNIIGTLIFDAKFNQLIRIADGTSEEGFPDPLLQLKRQEMQLRKWLSLHDLCNIPIESLVVISSPRTIIKTSDEILPNKIIHGANLPNRIKQIENQYKEEAISNINGLINQIMNGHIPQRQNILVQYKVKEEELLKGVQCEECFTMAMLKEKQGWRCQNCNSTSKQAHLRALQDYTLLFGMITTNSKLRGFFNMQSSSAVKRLLQTMKIPYTGNNKGRTYDLTSFQS
- a CDS encoding DUF4822 domain-containing protein; the protein is MNKKTKALSAILLGFTLALTGCVGTKAEENHSKPKQEQAAKETKKENKLTKGQKMANILSDTNWQGTRVYDKDKNDLTKENANFIGLAKYDAKSGRYEFFDAKTGASRGDKGTFFITNDGKKRILISESMKYQAVVDMTKLNKNVFTYKRMGKDANGNDVEVFVEHVPYKEKELSFTDPDKQLNTTTGDIVKNVDGDKILGGTLWHGTKVLDEAGNDVTQFNSNFISLAKFDDKSNKYEFFNSETGQSRGDYGYFDVLHENKIRAHVSIGNNKYGAALELTELNNKKFTYKRTGKDQAGKDITIFVEHEPYKGDMKPQFSF
- a CDS encoding ABC transporter ATP-binding protein, with the translated sequence MIKIDNVKKFYTDKVKIGPLDIEIPKAGFTSLIGPNGAGKSTTLLMIGRLLDMDEGQIQVANMDVSESKSKDLAKVLTILRQENHFVTRLTVRQLVGFGRFPYSKGRLTKEDEVIISKYIDFLDLTNLENRYLDELSGGQRQRAYVAMVLCQETEYVLLDEPLNNLDVARSVQMMEHLRRAANEFGRTILTVMHDINFAAKYSDKICAMKDGQIAAFGTVEEVMDPTLLTDIFETKIEIIKGPYGPIAVY
- a CDS encoding iron chelate uptake ABC transporter family permease subunit; translation: MITLEYKNKENVEIDSSLHNESRSASAFRSKKEARRYWILLITLIALGLLSSYGLLVYNNPVPIDSPSFIPVVKRRIVAIVAMIIAAVCHSLSTVAFQSITNNKIITPSLLGFESLYSAIQTSTIFFFGASALINFNGIGSFLFQVVVMVFMSLILYGWLLSGKYGNLQLMLLVGIIIGTGLNSVSTFMRKLLAPSEFDILQARLFGSVNHADPAYFPIVIPMIIIVAVLIFVHSKKLNVLSLGKDVATSFGVKYQPSVIYTLVLVAILMSISTALIGPLTFYGFLVATLSYQAASTYDHRYIFPMAFAIGFLIMTSAYFLMYHVFHAQGVVSVIIELFGGIIFLTIVLRKRAL